The following DNA comes from Erigeron canadensis isolate Cc75 chromosome 3, C_canadensis_v1, whole genome shotgun sequence.
AACCTTCCATACCTCGTACTGGGCCAGAGCCCATTTCTGACAGGCCCAAATTAAGATGTGACCTAATTGTCAGTTTATAAATACTCCTTATCATTGGCTGTCACACCATTCATTGACATTCATTCACAATCAATTCATTATTTATCACACACTTTATATAATATTCTCTGCAACAACAGAAGAATATACAGAAGCAATAATACATACATTCATCATTAATCAATcattatgtaacaccccaactaaggcggaacaatgagatgtacagaaagtcgagtattcaaaacaaaggattataaataacattcaccatagctttatttgataaaaagaatttacaatgtacaaacatgtgaaccaatttccaagtacaaatgcgtccaccatactcggatattaagtccacgaaccaaataacaagcacatgaaatagtaaactacaatgatcaaggcggattcaattgcctatcacaaggtttgatctttgactccaaagtgcaatgcaaataatcatgaagcatataaatcctcaatgcgtaagcttatttcctgaaaagcatgaagaaaaagtgtcaactacgaaaacgtagttggtgagtgcataggtttttatataaatcttggtacatcaccgttttaatacttagaaaaccgattactattacatttcaaaatatccaaaccatatgaccgacaaaattttcatatcatattatcaggtttccaaataccataatgtcacatcaggacttggaaaaatccatagtaaaatttcaggttctcatttgtcaaatctataaatcgattaatcgtatatcataccaaaatcatttcaatatcaccaatttcaacgtctttcaagatatcatatgagggacgatacccaatccgtatgttcaaacaatttccaattatcaacaatattaatatcaatttcacttagccacaagggcataattcaatatcaatttcatttagccacaaaggcataatttacataattttgatgagtaaatgcttgagccactactactaccattttatcaagtccaacaatatatatataattcatttcatagcacaagctgtcaatcaagtgccgtattaataataatagggtcgtgccatgaaGACGatcattcaaatttaaggtagctagaacaccgcgtggtcggactgggaatgatggccgtcacaaaggcaaccagacatcccaccgttacacgttgggtgggtggacaaatcctagttgcgcaactctctaactacaggcctccactttcggagtaaatagtagtgtaccgaaagaaaacgggttgacagaactcaagctcatcataaaacatttatcacattgaacttactaaacaatttcatttcatagtcATATTagcaaaaatcattttatatatatatatatatatataagcatatttatttatatgtcatgcttttcaccccgatagttaaacacataaagtaGTTTGaaaaggggctatgactcaccttgatatgccgcatattatactcatctatccaaaatgggtatttcccatctatagcttccttgaccatatatccattatgttcatccatcatatttcaagccaagactatccctacgataggactaatatacgtaagttcctatcttaagccatcacttagaaatgccattttcattatgttgctatcaattgtgggatccaagtatattggtaacactcgcatcgttttggttgtagagattgatggtgtaaaaggttacttttactacatgcgtagttataagttgttaggttctcggtaacttggcttcatttgtggtttcacttggcatattaggttatcatatataaatgccatattaagttatattatccttattcatcatttgatgtgtaaccaactttagcacgaattagcatttgtgatatcaatatatagcttggttaacataattacttatgcctatctcacttaattatctttgttttatttagattacacttatctcatgaaattcgtttaagtgttatgggccattatcaattgggccaaaatgtgatgggtttttaagtgacttgggcttagtttagttattgggcttaaccttatttgggttatgtgcttaatgggttatattggttattggactttatggtttgttgggccaagtgggcctactgatttattgttctatgggtttagtatttgggcccggttagcccattatggtcttttagtgcatcttttagcccattatacaaatggttagtttcctttcaaattttctgtttttaattcagatttttatgaaatgttggatactattttggggtcaagccgaattatttggaccttcatgatttttacacaatgacttatatgtatatagtatttttgtgaatttttggtgaatttttagatgatgtttggtgtccttaaaaattatccaaacaaaaactgtcccgaatgggcactgcttgcgacatcaaaatttttataaaagttcttgatgttttgattgttagaaaaatcccatgattttattttaagttcaaaacacattgaaattactttccaccaagtatgacctcctggagccttttggtttaggatataaaaattttcaaagtgcataaaatattcagacaaaataaaagctttgaccagtttcagtagaaaattcatatctttcgttctgttcagtatttttgagtaattccggttggaggttaatcttaactcatttttctacaacttttattttgatactttttcttgaaaatgccctcacatgttcAGTTCACCCGATTTAATATAGAAAATtatttctgtcagaatgttcttgattatatcaaccCACCAATGACCTTTCTAGCTTAATTAACACTTAAATCCATAACTACAAGATTAATACTTCTCTTTGTATCACTTTAACATCAATATTCACTGATTTCAAACATATACAAGATCATTCTTCAACACATTAAACTGATTTTATACAAAACTTATTCAACAAACCTAGTTCTTGCAaaatcatccaaaaatgtgatTGCATGTAACCATCTAgccattttatgaacaaatctcCTAACAAGTCTtctataaaacataaaaatatgtttattcttgaaaatcatagaaatatattaatgaatatatgaaaatatatcttcatttttcaaGGAAAAGTCACTTTACTAGATAATAACATaacacaacacttttgggtctttaacttgTTGAATCCTAGAATCATTcttctagatcttgacatgcatgagcatgtggaagaagattctatcaacttgccctcatcaagtgtgtttttcaaagaaaacaagaataaaacataaacttttgataaaaatccttgaatatatacaagaacaagatagattaaactaagagatgatgagttatacccttgatgaactcgaaATGGAGGCTGTTTTGGACAGCCAAACCCACGACCATATGACCCCAAAATGGACTCCTTGGCTTGCTTTAACACACCCTTGAATGATCTAGCatgaacccttattattatagttgattCACTTAAGATTTTTGAGCTCTAATTTGTGTTGTATGAATCAAAAatgagaagaagaaaaggagagaaaagtgcagaaaatttgagaggaaaagagagagtttttggaGATGTGTGGTGTGTTGAAATGAAAAGTGAGAGTGTAGAGGGGAGGGAGCACGAAAATTAGAGGGTTGTGGGGTGTTAGAGACTTGTTAATTGGTTGAGTTGAGTGGTGGAGAGGTGGCCATTGGTTAGTAAAAGGTTGGTGGTGTGGATTTTGAATGTTGTAATGTATTTGGATGTATAAATGACTAGATTCAATATACATGTAtaggtgtatgtatatgtgagtGTAAGACATGGAggagagtgtaagaataagtgggttagttatatgttgattggtgaattttataagagtttatatttataataagtttaagttgtatgcatatcttttagttggaagacttattcaaatgttacaatatatttatgtacttattattattcaagcttactattatgtacataataatttataaatctattttcaagatggtcataatatttttgtgctcaaatgtactttaattagctttgtgtttgaattgttggacatttatagggATTTTTGGTTATTATCACAACTTGTAAGtcttgtataattatttatgtaactcaacttctcgaaataaaattttggttcattgacatttcaccaagtttgattagaactaatttatagcttgagatcgtattgaatgattatagttattgtttatggcatttctaaggcatttcactgtactagggggcaattatcgctatgctttgaatgtctagaaggtcgattctcttaataaacctctagggataagaacctagataagtccaagtaaattatcctaattggaaattgagggttgttacacatTACATATTACTAATATCGTCCATAGATCGATACATCTCTATGGGAAAATCATCATACACCTTAGATTCGTCAAGAATTTATTAGGTTTACACTACTTCGtaggagatcttgatgattttcttGGTTAAACCCACTTTGTGATTGAGCTTAACAATCCATGCTCAAacagttattttatatataataaaattttccattaaaaaaactctttttaaatcttaaagacatatattattcttaaaacttttccaaaaatttattttatatacaacttaattttttattaatcattctcatTCACATAATTCTCTCCTTcctatgtttaaaaaaaatcatggtCATATATCTCCTCAACGAAAAAACATAcggttttgttttttaatatcactttaattttaattttgttattttgttcatgttttttcattatttaatattgaattgttatgttacTGCTATTGTTTTATCTCTTTTAATCTATGTTGTTGTCAATTGTAGATTGGTTATGACTTCTTCTTCCACTACAAAAGGtttattcttttgaatttattttgaTCATGTttgataattaatttattttgctcattatttatatgtttttttttaatttaaaatatgacatatattttGTTAGTTCTTTTAAATGAAAAGAAGATCATTTTGGTTCATATTGTAGATTTGAACTCAACACATGTTAATCATCACCTAAGACTCTGTGTGGTGCATGTATGGACTACATCAGATTAGAACAAcgtgaaaaaaatcaaaacactttaagttggtatgtattttttaaaatatttttccttttttgttaAATTCAAAGATTATGTTTTATTGTTGAGGATCATTTGTTATTTGGActgttttaagtttttatttaatgtatttgagttttatttttaattttacttttataacttttaacggttttttattttttgttattcatttgttttgttatttattattttgataattacttttgatatatatatatatatattttgatataataCATCTTTAGtgttttggtcatagttggttacactctaaTATCCTTATCCCTTTATATTTTGatccactttttttttcttctaccaCATACTCGTAGTGGATCCACAAAGATGTTAAGAAATGTGTTGAATGCTTGCTTTTATTAAATGAATGTACCTTTTAATGAGTTTCTTAAAAATAGTTGTAAAAGATGGAAAATGAATGTAAAGAATAGTCCATGTTAAATCTTGTTGTGACTTCTTTTACTAGCATAAATGAATATGCATGAGCTTTATATAGAGTCTCACTTTAATAAACCATTTGCTTCTTGAAAAGTTATAAGTTGTCGCGTTAATTTCTGTAAACTTCAAATTTTGTCCACGCCCATTCTAGTGAACATTCCTAAACATTTGTATACGCCATTTTTTTTGGACGTTACATCCATTTCTTCACAATAAATAGTGTGTTACAACTTTTTATACACATGTTTAAATGTGAGGATATATCTATAACATTGTGTACTTTTAAACACTACTTTATTGTAGTGTATGTGGTAATTATACTCTAGTATAcatttgtttagactataaaaaACAAGATTGACCGACTTGCTCAAACTACAAAggaattttattaataaagattttattttatgatttttgggataaacataaaataatcttgaattattactataatatttttattttattttgtaccGATAGTGCCACACAAAATTGGTTTGATCGATGTGGCGCACCTGTCAGGACGGCTCCATAATGTGGGCAGTTGCCCTTCAATTTTGgtataatgtaatttttttagagatatatttgtagttttgttcctaaataataataataaaaaatatattatacatacaaatgtcaccatcgttgtcataagcctcttctttggaagtatgttacttatgttggaagcattagttttgagataaaatcttctattggtaaagtaaaaatcttcagttattttttatttttaacgaagttgaagaaagtgttttatttCTGTGAGTAATTAAAGATAGATGTTCTCATAACTGACAcccaaacaaaattattttaagggtccaTTTTTTCTAATTCTCCGGTgagagttaatttttgtttaaaaaatttttcCCCTCAAAGatgactctaataaatataataagagacttttaaatttgccccctcacaaaaaaaaattctggcTTCGTCCCTGTGTGCAAGAATGCAATCGATCTAACGTGCAAGAATGTTACGAGTCTGGAGTAAAGCGAGTCATTCCATCGAGTCGTCtcattttccttttgttttgactcgactcgtacgagtcgactcgCGACacgtacgagtttgacaaccAGTATGGCTTAGCCTATATATTGGGCCGGCAACTTTACTAGGATGGGCTTGATCTATAATGCAATATACTCGCCCACCTTGTTGAATGGGCTATACctaaaaaaaatggataatgataaatcaacctaattggtgtgcctaaagatatgcctaatcgtaagatgatgatatgtggaaaaatcaggggacaagattaagaaagagaattagtgaaatccacatgtcaaattcttaagattttaggttgatttttagacatatgagttaggttgattaatcattttccaaaaaaaatacacGGAATTATGAAAAGGCTAGAAAGCCTAGACATGATTATCATCTATCAGACTACATTTTGCATATCTATAAATATGATCAAGAAAATATTTAGCTAAAGAATTATACGGAATATATTTTCTAAAGACCGACAGCAAAACCATCAATCTATTTTGCTCCTTTTATCAAAACTCTAAgagtgcattcttgagttttattttggagaaataagaaaagaaaaggtaagatacttttaatttttgtattcttgagtttttgttttaaaagaaagggaaaaataggatgttttgatcccaaaactttcttgccacttttggcaagatttagaaggaaaagtggtgaaattaatattataaccctcaaacttatataaaggttttaattactacaaggctataaatgtaaaattgtatctttttatcatttatttccttcccttctaactcaagaatacatttaactatcaactatcttttcttttctttcaactcgaaAATGCCTCTTTTTCATGTAATTATCTATCCTTTCttcccctatccaatcttctcctttcttttcttttaataaaaactcgagaatacacaTTTAAGATTAGAAATACCAATAATGATAATCTCAACATCCGTACAGAAAATTCTCCTATCTCTACTACTTATACTATCttctttacattaattatatttacacTACTCACCATTGTTACCACCACTATTCGCTACCATTACTATCCGTCGTCATCTCCATCACACAGCTGATCGATGTCGTTGGaccaatcaaaaataaaataccaatAATTAGTACGGGTAAATAGAGTATCGTATCCTCAAGGAATCAatggaaaatgttaaacaatttgaaaagttaattaatctagacataaacttaaatcAATTGATTGATTTAGTTGATTAACTAAAATTAATTgtgaacttaacaaaataattcaataaaattaaagtaGACCATTCTCATGCATCCAAATTATGCTTTCAAATATGTAACCTAACTTATATttgttggaaatcacatagacatgattcgttataatgtttggattgaatgaacttAAGAACTAAGTtaatcggttgtgatgattcacgataatgaaaacCGGAGAATTGATACAACTAGATTCTCAATTCATTAAAGtaaaattacaagttcatgagagatttATTCAATAATCAATGTTCATTTAATaagtcaaaatcaaatgatagatgaatttcattcaaactcataaacaagtaaatattcaaacaattcaAGCAACATTAGATGTATAAGACTAATGAGGAATTCAACATCTAATTCAACATGAATATGAGACAGGTTGAACATAaatgtcttacataattgttcacatgagattGATCAAAAGAAACCAagcctatcatcttcatcaatgatTCTTCAATGTTGGCTATGATCTACATGGAAATATGATATGGTGATGAACTTGGGGTATTGAGGACTTCTAGAACTGCTATGGTGTTTGAAAAATATGAATGATAACTTCCCAAGTCGTCAATAGAAGTCatataaactgaaaattaattaaaacccAGAAATTTGGATTTTTCACAGGCGGCCACCGTCTCCCAAACAGTAGTAGAAGATGTAGCAGTTTTCTTTACGCCAAGCAAACGTATCAAACAGTGCCCAGATTTTGCTGACCGTCTGGGACGGTGGGCCACATACGCAAGTAATCTTTACGCTGCTTTTGAACGTGTTAAACGGTGACCCAGACTGGCCCAGCGTCCCAGACGTTGGGTCTTTGCGTCTTGCGTGGTGGCTTAGACTTGAAGTTTTCCAGATTTACTTCTTTTGACTCATTTGTGATCCATTTAACTCCAATTTGTCACCTATAAACTAAAATCACTCAACAAACATAAACGCCCCCTATTCTTCTAATAACAAGCACAAAGCGTGTCCATTTCACTCATTAAAGTCATGCAAATTTGGCGTTTATCAACCGCCTCTGCCCTCTACCACCATCCTGCTGCAATACGCAGTTCCCCATCTAgtcaaaacaaataaattaggACTCATGATATCAGTACAAGTTACAATAATACGATTTACATCATACAGATGCAAAAAGTGATACCACCAATAACCACATAACCATGCATCACATTGAACACCGAACCCATTTATTCATAATAACCCATCATATAAGTACGGTGGTTACAAAGTGCACATTTATATGAATCTAGTCATATAAGCttgaaagttttttatttacaataaattgCTTTGGAGAAAATCCCAAGTTCATTAAGCTAATATTGTAAATTAACAGAAGGATTGATTTGAGTTGgagttacaaatatatatgcaatttaATTAATTACGGTACTAGTACGTCTACGGTTGGTGAAGAAGTTAATTTGGTCGTCGGCCAGGAATTGGAGACATAGATGCCAATGAGCAGCCCGAGCAGAAGAATCACAATCGTGTTCACAGCATTCCTGCAGGAGAAGGATGCTTTGGTGGCAAACACCTGGCCGCCGCCAACCACCTCATCATCTAAAACTGTTTTATGATCAGCATCATCAggtgcattattattattattattattaacagcttcttgtttttcttcttctagtaggggatgatgatcatgatcatcAGTACTAGTAGTCTTATTGGATGATGATGTATCTTTGGGTTGAGCTATTTGGTGGCTGGTTTTTTCCAGTCCCATCTTTGCTGCTAATTGATCATCTTCTATGTCTGCTGttgttttatgatgatgatgatgtagtgATTCATGATCATCCACCAACAATGGCGGCGGCGGGGGCTTTtgatcagcagcagcagcagcagctgaTGTAGTACTAGTAGTAGCAGTAGGGATGATCATgttcatcttcaacttgggcTGCCTAACAAACAATATATTTCCTTCAAACTTTGCACTTATTTTGTTGAGATCACAGTTGACGGAAACCGGAAACTCTACACGAAATCGACTCCACGTGTTGTTGTTTTGCTGTTGGAGCTTTCGTTCACCACTAATGATCAAGTTTCTTGCTCTCATCTGAACCCTCAATTGTTCCTTTGCAAAGCCTGcatttcatcatcatcgtcatatatctcactatatatataattgattcatTCAGATTAATTAATTGATCGAGCTAATTAAgctatatatatccaattaatTAATTCCGGccatattaattcttttttgttTCCAAATTCCACCGACTTGATCGTATATTTTCTCTCATCTGATCGAGGTTATGTCTCCTATGCTTTCGGccattaattttctttcattaaaCATATTGATCGAACTCAATGaatgaattaataataataattatactattcaagaaattaattaatgaactCACTAGGAAGATAAACGAGAAGGGTGTCAGAATCGTCTTCAGGCACCCATTCCATTGAAGGTTCAAAATCTTGATAAACTCGAGCTGCTGGTCCCCTTGTTGATTCCATCTTATGAGTATAACTTcacttcaaatatatattacgAATGCCAAATTGGTGTACGTACGTGtgtttgaaaaattaaatatatcgATCGAATTGAGATACAATGATCACAAgatgcatgtatatatacagcCAGCTAGGCATTTCATGGCATTTTGAGGTTTGATCCAATAGAATCACAGTTATCTTGCTATGTAGATATTCctttcttttcaattaattGTCTTGCCTTTTTCCTTTGATTAGGTGTTTGCTTTCTTTGGAACACACCTTATAATTCctattaaagataaaataaactTTAGGAGGatcttatatataaagttagaaACAGTTTTACTTTGAgaattattttttctaacaGCAAATTCTAAGCTGCTACCAACTATTTAAATACACCAAATAAACATCATTGTCAAGGTTTGAATCTTGGTCTTCTCCCAAGAGGCCAAAGTCTCTACCACCCCACTTAAATGGTGATGGCTAAAGTTGagaatcttgattttttaatttaaaattaaaagtagtGTTTGTAAAATTCATTTTTGAATCAAGACCCTGAATTTTAATCTAAAAATCAAGATCATTTTAAGTTTATTATGAATAGTAAACTTACTCTTAATTTTAGAGAATTTCAATCCAATATAAACACCTACAGAATattgtatataactatatattgcTTCATTTCTTTGACAAATGCTTGATTACTTGTTTAATGGAGAAATACTCAACTTCTTTGTTTCCGGTTTACTCATTCTTATAATGTTGCTTTCTTGGCCCATACTTATGGCCAATTCATCCTTATTAGTATTAAGTTTTTATTCTATTATCttaacttaataataataataataataataatgataatgataataataatcatgaacatataaatagttaaatatCATGAAcatataaatagttaaataaatatatatctcattctataataataataataataataataataataataataataataataataataattcaactTACCTTATATGCCTAAAACTCAATCTAATCATAAGATGAtaacatatgaaaaaattaagGCATAAGATTAAAAAGAGACTTAGTTAAATCCACGTGTCAAATTTTTAAGATTTTAGGTTAACTTTTAGGCATATTAATTAGGTTGATCGATCGTTATCGTAAAAAAACACTCCTTCAAATGTATACAGTTATAGCATACTTTTTCAACAGTTTCCTGCAGCTAATATCAATTTGGTTATATGTATAACTAGCGGAtttacccgggttcaacccgggccttttaataaaaattataaaactaaaaagtctgtatttaatttttgttataaatatattataaatcgatatgGAAATAGTAAATTGaataatacaataatttataaattaaaatacctattgcattaacaaaacataaaaaggatattatattatataaaaaaattttctttgtttgtaataaaaaattgtaaactttaaataagcatatttagtgagctatttttaattaaaaatactgtaaattatttatgacatcataattataataaagatttttttaaaaaaaatgtaagctTGCCAcatcataaaaataaagattgatTATATAACGTCTAGTTAATTGATCAGTTAATTGTAAGTAGTTTTGAAGTTACTAACGGAATTTGAGATCTTAACTCTCAGGTTGAAATTGAGGTGCCTAATTAAATGGATGAGgatagttatttttatttacttttccttctaaatataatgtttgtaaaatattaaaatatatataacatatttgtttctttttagggaaaaaaaaaacaaatatagattagtgaaaaaaaaatgtattaaattattgataaacattacataacaaCTATTTTGTGAAGTTATAAACTATTTAGTTATTTGtaaaagtatgaaaactttaggttttaatacattattttgttatttgtaaagttaaaaaaaatttagggtttaaaatgtaaaataatataaaaggttaaaagaaaaaaaaaagggggtgGGGGgaggaagaaagaaaagagaacgtgtgtttatttgtttattgtactgtaaaataatataaaggGTTTAAAATGGTAATAGAAATCCACGTAATTGGTTGATATCCACAAACAAAGCTATTAATAAAAGTGATATATAAAGATAGAGATTGATATacgtgtgtttgtttgtttgttgtacTGTATTAAAATACGTCATTAGAAAAACCAGTAAAATACATGTGAATATATGTTAATAAACATAGCTCTACTTCTTTTTGCTATATGAACGATCCAGTATGTTTAATTTGGggttctttctttttattttatcatcaaGCGTAGTTATCCACAATAACATTATCTTTATTGTATCAGTAAGATATAGTTTTTAACGCAGCGAGAAAAAATAAGGATAAATAATTGATCTTGTTGATGGCTCGACTATCAACACACATACGCCAAGTGCCATCTTTCTTTGGAGTCAATAAAGCAGTAACATCAAAAGGACTCATACTTTCACGAACATGGCCCTTAGAAACCAACTCTTCAACCTATGTACGCAATTCCTCATGCTCACTTGGACT
Coding sequences within:
- the LOC122594268 gene encoding inactive protein RESTRICTED TEV MOVEMENT 2-like — encoded protein: MESTRGPAARVYQDFEPSMEWVPEDDSDTLLVYLPSFAKEQLRVQMRARNLIISGERKLQQQNNNTWSRFRVEFPVSVNCDLNKISAKFEGNILFVRQPKLKMNMIIPTATTSTTSAAAAAADQKPPPPPLLVDDHESLHHHHHKTTADIEDDQLAAKMGLEKTSHQIAQPKDTSSSNKTTSTDDHDHHPLLEEEKQEAVNNNNNNNAPDDADHKTVLDDEVVGGGQVFATKASFSCRNAVNTIVILLLGLLIGIYVSNSWPTTKLTSSPTVDVLVP